CCCAATGACAGTGCTGACAAGTGCCGACCCGCGCGGAGAGAGGAGTTCAACGATAAATCAATTTAAGCAGAATTATTTAGTCTGGATAGAGAATGAAACCggaaaatgtactgtatttgttgtTATTGCCTCCGTGCGCTTTTCCGCCGTCGAGTTTGACATATATCTCGTCGCCAGAGTCCAGGTGCAGCACCACGCTGTTGCTCGCGTAGTCGTAGTTCTGATCGGCGTCTTGAGCGATGGCGCTTGCACGAACCTGACCAAATAAACACAGAATATCATTCAGATTGTTACACTCTTAATGCTAATGATAGTCTATAGTTTAGCCGTAAGATGTACTATAAACAAAATTGCATTTTCACAGATGAAAGTAAACTATTCATCCTTTTAATATTTGCTCATAAAGAGAAGCCACAATTTCAATCACCTGTTGTGTTAAACATACAATGAAAAAGGTGAGAGTtatagcctctctctctctctctctctctctctctgtgtgtgtgtgggtatgtttttgtggtttacaaggacaattttttaggttacaaactggtaattactagggtggttatgctataaatgtggtttatgaggacatttctagtgtccccataatttaaatagcttaaaaaacatattaaacgatgttttattgaaaatgtaaaaatgcagaaagttttctgtgagggttaggtttaggggatacaatctatagtttgtacagtataaaagtaatttatgtctatgaaagtcctcataatgataggtagacaaacatgtgtgtgtgtgtgtgtgtgtgtgtgtgtgtatctatatatatacatgcgTAAATTCACTACACTTCTTTGCAGAATTTCAAACAATTATCTTAAAGTACTATTAGGCCTACTATCGATACTATATCTGCCTCGAAATGCAAACTGTATTGTATTTTTTGCAATGCATATTGCTGAAGAGTATTTTTGTAGCCTATATTTTGCCTAGAGAACCAGtaaatttctatttttttttttttttttttttttgcaccagttAAACTTAGGGAGTAAAGGCGTTCAATCTGGAACAAATATCAATTTTAGGCCAATACTTTCAGCTTTTATGATGTTAAAATGTTGCTAAATGACAGAGCATTTCTGAATAGGTCTGCATTACATCCCTGATCAGTGAATTATCCAAGGCATCCTTCGCGCATGGGCAGAATTTCCGTGCGCAAAAGCCAACCGATGCATTTGGATCTCAATCCGCACAGTCGTATAAACAAATTCGAGACTGTGTTTGCTGTTTTGCTCATGCACAATATTTAAAAGAGAATACCTGTCCGTTTTTACAAAGGTCTGCCCACATGCTTGTGCCGTCCCCTCCGCGCATCAGAACATGATAGGTGAAGTAGTAAATTCCGGACACTTGGCACGTAAACTTGCCAGTTGTGGGGTCGTAGTGATTTCCAACGTTTGTCACTACATCGTCAAACCGGAGCACCTCGTAGCCCTCGTGAGGGTTCTTGAGACCTACATAAAAGGCAATCTTAACGTTCTCTAAGGCTGGAGCAACGTCTCCCGTCTCAGTCCTCGCCGTTCCCGATGCGATGCCGGTAAATCTAGGTCTCCCGGAGTCTCCGGGTGGTCCCCTAGGACCTGGCGGGCCAGGCTCGCCAGGTGGACCCCTTGGGCCCGGTTTGCCCTGCCGGCCCGGTTCCCCTCTGGTCCCCTGAGCGAAAGATGGTGGGATGGCACTGAGATCTTGCATCACCTCCAGCGCCGTGGCGCTCGGTTTGGGGTTGTACGGATCACAGATCATCCGGCAGGTGCCCATCATCTCGTAGTGTGCAGAAACCACAGAGTTCTGGACTATAAATGGAATAGCGATGATGAGCGCCACGATCATGATGATGCTCACGACCGCGCCGATTATTCGCTTGCTGTGGAGCACCCGAGAAGCTCGCGCTAAAAAGTCCAACTCGTTTTTGGAGGAAATGGTGACGCGCGCTGAAAAGTACGGGAGGAAAATAAACAAACCGCTCCTTCCtttaaacacacatataaaaaaataaccacACACATCCACGAACACAGAAATGTGTCCAACCGTCTTGTGACCTCTGGCAAAATAGAGCTGTGCCAGAGTTGTCAGAGAAACTATTGGCACGCGCGCTGAACACAGTGGAGTTTGCGCGCGGTCTGTGAGCTCGGAGAGCAATAGAAGATCTCTGAAGCTCTGACGTCAACAACGCTAAATGCTACCGTGTTCATCTCTGATCTAAACCTCTGAATAAATATCTACCCTCGTCCTGAAGACTATACAGGACCAGAGCGTAACAGAGACGCTCTCTCTCGTTCAACTGTTTAAACTCCTTCTCTCAATATACTTGTAGTGATTAATTGtgctataaaaaaaagaaaagattatggCATTCATAACACAAGTTTGAACTTAGCTCCTGTTTTCAGATCAGAGCAAATTTGAGCCTG
The Xyrauchen texanus isolate HMW12.3.18 chromosome 14, RBS_HiC_50CHRs, whole genome shotgun sequence genome window above contains:
- the LOC127654905 gene encoding complement C1q-like protein 2; translated protein: MIVALIIAIPFIVQNSVVSAHYEMMGTCRMICDPYNPKPSATALEVMQDLSAIPPSFAQGTRGEPGRQGKPGPRGPPGEPGPPGPRGPPGDSGRPRFTGIASGTARTETGDVAPALENVKIAFYVGLKNPHEGYEVLRFDDVVTNVGNHYDPTTGKFTCQVSGIYYFTYHVLMRGGDGTSMWADLCKNGQVRASAIAQDADQNYDYASNSVVLHLDSGDEIYVKLDGGKAHGGNNNKYSTFSGFILYPD